Genomic window (Planctomycetota bacterium):
CGCAGGGCGGGGAGAAGGTGGACCACCCCCCCCCCCGGGCACCGGCCCCGCACAGGGGGGGGGTTCCCCCCGGGGGCGGGGGGGGGGTGTGGGGGGCCCCCCCCCCCCCCCCCCCCCCCCGCGGCCGCAAAATGTGTTGGCATTGCACGAAATCGAATTCGATCGTTTTCGTATGCCAGATCGATCCAACGAAACACCGGCCGAGCGTCTGCAGCGGCGTCATCGGCAGAAGATCGTCGGCGGCGTGATCGCGGGGGGTTGCCTTGCCGTCACCGCCGCCGCCACAGGCACCGGCCTTGTGCTGGTCGTCGCGCTGCTGTGCTTCCTGGCGTGGCGGTTCGAGCGGCGCTGGGCGCGGCCGGCGCGGGCGCTTCGGGTGTGCCTACCGCAGATCCTTGATGGGACGATGTCGCCGGACGAGCTGAACCGCGTCGTCGCCCGGGGCGGCCTGGCGGGGATCGTACCGAACATCCAAAGGCTGGCGCGCGACAAGTGAATCAACGCCCACGGCTTTAGCCGTGGGTCTGCGATGACGTCCGGCGACCCACGGCTGAAGCCGTGGGCGTTCCGCGGGTTCATCCGTTGCGGACGGCGCGAGGTTTGCACGACGCTGGGCGTCTTGGATCTGGCTCTGCAAATCACAGCGGTGGTGCTGACGGTGCTGACCATCTGTTGGGTATGGGTCACGGTTGCTGCCGAGCTACCGCTGCCGCACTGGCCGCTGCGGATGTGGGACTTTCCGCGCATCCAGGCGCTGGCCTTCGCGGCGATCACTTTTGTCCTTTACTTCGTGGTCGCGGCCCTGCATGACGGGCTGGCTTGGTGGGAGTGGATTGTCCCGTGGGTGCTGCTGCTGGTAATGCTGCGGCAACTTCACTGGGTCTGGCCGTATCTCCAGTGGGCGAAGCAGGACGTAAGCCGCTCCGACACGTCGGCCGACGATGCACACGCGCTGAACATCGTCATCAGCAACGTGCTCACGCCCAACGACGCGTACCAGCGGTGGCGTGACGTCATTGGCGACCTCGACGTCGACATCATCGCGTGTGCCGAGACGGACCAGCGGTGGGTCGACGAAATCGGCCAAGCGCTAAGCGAGTCACACCCGCACACAATCGCCGAGCCACGCGACAACCTGTATGGCATGGCGCTATGGAGCCGACTGCCGTTGCACGACGCCGCGGTCGAACATGTGGTTCAAGACGACATCCCGAGCATCCACGGGCAGGTCGAGTTGCGCAGCGGCGAGCGCGTTCACTTCCACTGCCTGCACCCGCGTCCGCCGGCCCCGCAGGAGAGCGACAGCAGCGCCCCGCGCGACGCGGAGCTGATTGTGATGGCTCGCCGGATCGCCAAGCGACGCGAGGACAAAGGCAAGCGTGCCACGATCGTCATGGGCGATCTGAACGACGTCGCTTGGAGCCGAACGACGCAGCTTTTCCAACAAATCAGCGGCCTGCTCGACCCCCGCCGCGGACGCGGCCTCTTCAACAGCTTCCACGCCCACCACTGGTGGGTGCGCTTTCCGCTGGATCATGTGTTAGTCAGTCCGGACTTTCGACTCATCGAGATGAAGCGGCTCCCCGAAGTGGGCAGCGATCACTTTCCGATCCTGATTCGCGTTGCACTGGAGCCGACGGCGTCGGAAGGACAGGAAGGCCCGGTCGCGGAGGAGGAAGACCTCGACGAAGCGCGGACGCGGATCCAACGGCAAGTCGAGCGCGAGGCCAACGGCGTCGATCACGGCCACGTCGGCAAGAACGCCGAGGCGCACGAACACGACCTTGCCCACGACGTCGAACGCCAAGCCTGACCCGCTGCAAAACCGTCACGTTTCCGAACCTGGCGTCGCCTTGCACCTTGAGCAGCATCGGTACACTCGTCGCACATGCTCGCCGCTTCCATCTTCCTTGTCGCGACCGTCGTCGCGATCCTCCTTGTCGTCGGTTTGTTGCACCTCGCGCCGCGCCTCAGTCGCGGCTTCTCCGACTGGCTCTGCAAAGCACCGGGGCTGGACCTCGTCGTGTTCACGCTCACCGTGTTCCCGCAGATCGCCGGGCTGATCGTCGGCGCAGTGCTTGGTGGCTGGCACATGGCCCTGGGCTACCTCGTTCTGGCCGTAGTCGCGCAGTGCGTGGCGATGATCATTTGGATGCGCGCACATGAACTCGCGCACCCCGAGGCGATGAAGGGGCCGCGGATCAAGAAGGTGCTCAACGCTCGCGTCGGGCCGGTGCGGAACACGGTCGCGGTCTGGTGGACGGCGTGGGCGGTGCCGGTGTTTGCGCTCATCCGGCTCGCGGAGTGGTTCGTGTATCCGCCGCTGATCTGGCTGACCAACTTCCCCCGCTACAACGCCGCCGACTGGATCGCCGTCAGCCGCCAGAAGCATGAGAACCTCGTCGGCGCCGATCGCATCTGGTGCTTGTACTGCGATTGGATGACCGGCGTGTGGTCGCTCGGATCGGAGATGCTCCGCAACGTCGAGAGCTTCTGGTGCCCGATTCGTTACGCCTCGCCGGAGAAGTGCGACAACTGCAGCATCGACTTCCCCGACATCAAGGGCGGCTGGACCCCGCACGACGGCGACATGGCCGGCGTCGCCGACACACTCGCGCACCATTATCCCGGCCCCGATGGCGTCAACAGTTGGTTCGGCCACCCGCAACGCAAGAACGCGCAGCTCACCGTCAACGGCAAACCCCCGGAAGGTCCCAAGGGCTAGTTCAGCTATCGAGCGGCACTGCCGAGGCGGACGTGGGCGACACGCTGCCGGTGAAGCTGGCCGGTGGGTTCTTGACCCAGTAAAGCCCGCTCACGCTCAACAGCGCGATCGTGAAGGCACCGGCCGCGGTGTTCCAGCGACGCCGCTTACGGCGCTTGCTGTCCCACGCGGCGGAGCACGGAGGTGTGAGTTCTTCGTTCATACGGCTTACATCGACGTATACAGCCGGGTCCCGAGCAAGCGGAACAGGCCGCGAATCCGATTTTCCGACCTTCCGGTGACGACCGTGCGGGCTGTACCGTTTGCATCGGCTTAGGTCCATCCGTACGGCCGACGGCTTTCGCACCAAGAACTCAAGGATTTTCCCATGAAACACACCCGCAAAGCACTCCTGTTCGTTTTCGCACTGTTCCTGACCGCCGGTGTTCAGGTCGGCTGCAACACGATCGACGGCGCGCAGGAGGACGTGAACTACGGCATCGACAAGGTCCAGGAAATCGGCGAGTAGCTCCGGCCCGGCCGTGCCGGTGGCGCCTCCGTTTTGGTTGATCCCGCCTAACACGCTCCGCCGGTATTGTTGACGCGATGTTTCAAGCGTTCTCGATCCGGTCGGTGTGCCTTGCGGTCATGCTCGCGCTTCTGGGCGGGACCAACACCGCGAGTGCACAGCAAGTTCGGTTCACCATCGACCCATCGCGGGAAACCGGCGCGCTGCCGCACTTCTGGACGAGCACGGGCTTCACACCGCCGACGCAGTTCGCCGATGAACGCATGCGGGTGCAGCTGGCGCACTTCGACGGTGTGCCGCTCGCCGGCTTCGAGTTGGCGCGTGTGCATGACCTGCTCACCCTCGTACGGGTCCAGGGCATGGACACCGACGCGCCGACCTATGACTGGTCCGGGTTGGACCACGCGTTGGACACGATGCTCGACGCGGGGCTTCGGCCGTTCTTCGAGGTCATGGGCAGCCCGGACGGTTACGCGTTCACGGACATGCGCGACCCGGTGCAGGTCGATCTGTGGCGGCGGCTTGTGCGCGACCTGGCCCGGCACCTAATCGACCGGCATGGGCGCGAAGAGGTGCGGTCGTGGTACTTCGAGGTTTGGAACGAGCCGGACGTCACGCCGTGGTTCAACCACCCGTGGGCGGAAGACGATGCCGTCGGGCTGATCCGCTACTACGACGCGACCTCGGCGGGCCTGATGGACGCCGACCCGGCGTTGCGTTTCGGCGGGCCGGGCACGGCCGAGCAGCTGTCGGTGATGTTTGTCGAGCTGATGAAGCACCTGGACACGGGGACGAACCACCTCACCGGACAGTCGCCGCCGCGGTGCGACTTCATCTCGGTCCACGTCAAGGGCGGGCAGTACACGACCAAGCCCGCCGACCCATCCATGGACGAGATCCTCGACGGCCAACGCGAACTGCATGACTACCTCGTCGAGCACCACCCGCGGCTGGCGGAGCTGCCGTTCATCAACAACGAATGCGACCCCCGGGTCGGCTGGACGCTCCGCTACGCGTGGCGGACGGACTCGTACTACCCCACGTTCGTCGCCCGCCTGGTCCACCGGCAACTCGACGAAATGGTGCGCAGCGATGCGGACTTCGCGCTGATGAGCAACGACCACGGCTTCCTCGGCGATTGGGGGCAGCGGTCGGTGATGGTGCCGTTCACACGGACCGTCGACGACGAGATCGTCGGCGTTTCGATGGTGAAGAAGCCAGTGCTCGAAGGCATGACGCTCATGGCGCTGCTGGGTAACCGGACCGTCGCCGTCGAGTCGTCCGACCCGGCCGCAAGTGTGTTTTGCCTCGCGTCGATTACCCCGGCCGGCGACTTGGCAATCCTCGTCACGCATCATGCCGACGACTCGTCAGCCACCGGGAACGCCACTGTCACTCTCGACATCGCCAGCGGCACCGACGCGTGGTCAAAGCTGGCGATCCGCCGGATTGATCAGGAGCGCACCCATCCGAAACGCATGTGGGACGCGGCCGACGGTCCGGAGACGCCCAGCGCCGAGTTGCTCGCCGCCATGCGCGATGCGGCAGAGGTCGACGTCGAAGTCGCCGACGTGCCGGACGGCCCGATCGAGATCGAGGTGCCGATGCACGGGATGGCGTTGGTGATCCTGAGCCGTGAGCCGATGGATGGTCCGCCGGTGCCTGGCGACGTACGTGCCCGGATCGTGAACGGGCTGCACGGCGACGAGGTGCTGGTGCGTTGGACCGACGCCGGCGACCCGCGCCGACTCCGTGGCTATCTCGTCGAAGCGGCCACGCCCGACGGACTCGTTTCGCTAAGCCCGGTGTTTCCGATCAGCACGACACTTGTCCGCCCGGTACCCGAAGGGACGACATCGGTGCGCGTCACCACCGTCGATCTATGGGACCGATCGAGCGAAAGCGTGTCCGTCCCGATCAGGCACTAGCGGACGTCATCCGCCGCTTGCGGCGCCACACGCCGGCGATGTACATGCAGTCGAACACGAGCGTTGCCGTGAACAGGAAAGCGAGCAGCGGCGTGAGCGGTGCCTTGCGGACCTGTTGCTCGGGATCGGTGAAGACAAACGTGACGAAGGCCGAGCTTGCCGCGAGGGTGCCGAGCATCTTGAGGATCGCGATGCTCAACCGCTGCGCCGGCAGCCCCGCACGATTGGCGAGCCAGCCGACAAACAGGATGCTCATCATCAGGTTCTGCGCGAACGCGGCATAAACGCCGTCGGGATCGTCGAACGCGTTGCCGATGAACCCGATCGCACACCCGGCCGTCACCAGCCCCGCGGCAAACATGCCGAGGAACTGCCAAAGCTCGAGCCGCGGGTGGTTCGCGTTGAAGTACCGCACCGCCTGGTACGCGATGATGCAATCGAGCGTCAGCCACAACACGTCGGCCGGCAGTTGGTACCACGGGTGCGGGTAGATGAAGACGTAGATGAACTCCCAAGCGAGATTCGCACACAGCGCCGCGAGCGGCATCCCGCAGGCTTTGTCTTTCGCACCGGCCACGATGATCAGCACGTAAACGGCGGTCCAAAGCACGCCGCTGGTGCCCATCTGGGCGATGAAGATTTGTAGCTGCCAGGGTACTTCGGGCATGGGGCGGCGACGTTATGCTCGGCACATGCCGACCGCCTCCGAACTGGACCGTCACTTCCCGCGTTACACCGATTTTGAACCGAAGGTTCCGATCTGGTGCGTGACGCCGGGCGAGGGTCGTTACCTGCACCGGTTCTTCGACACGTCCCCGGTCTCGCCGAGCGGGCGGTATCTGGCGGTGACGCGTTTGCCGCAAGAGCAGCGCACGCCCAAACCAGGCGACGTGGCGGAGATCGTTGTCGTCGATCTGCGGGAAGGCACCGAGCGCGTCGTCGCCCAGACTCAGGGCTGGGAGCCGCAGCTCGGGGCGCAAGTGAACTGGGGCGGCTCGGACGACGCGCTGCTGTTTTCCGATTGTGACACGTCGGACTGGACACCCCATGCAGTGC
Coding sequences:
- a CDS encoding endonuclease/exonuclease/phosphatase family protein, with translation MDLALQITAVVLTVLTICWVWVTVAAELPLPHWPLRMWDFPRIQALAFAAITFVLYFVVAALHDGLAWWEWIVPWVLLLVMLRQLHWVWPYLQWAKQDVSRSDTSADDAHALNIVISNVLTPNDAYQRWRDVIGDLDVDIIACAETDQRWVDEIGQALSESHPHTIAEPRDNLYGMALWSRLPLHDAAVEHVVQDDIPSIHGQVELRSGERVHFHCLHPRPPAPQESDSSAPRDAELIVMARRIAKRREDKGKRATIVMGDLNDVAWSRTTQLFQQISGLLDPRRGRGLFNSFHAHHWWVRFPLDHVLVSPDFRLIEMKRLPEVGSDHFPILIRVALEPTASEGQEGPVAEEEDLDEARTRIQRQVEREANGVDHGHVGKNAEAHEHDLAHDVERQA
- a CDS encoding entericidin — translated: MKHTRKALLFVFALFLTAGVQVGCNTIDGAQEDVNYGIDKVQEIGE